CTCACAAAAGGAATCAGTCCCTGGAGTAAAAAGTTAGAAATAATGTCAATACAATTACACTGTTCATGAATCAGTAGTGAAGTATTGTTAACCCATTAGGTGCCAAGTGATTCTACTTACGTGTTTTTTTGCGGGAATCTTGTCCTTGGCTTGTCCCAGAGACAGTGGTGCTTGGCCTAGGAGGTTCAACATAGCAGGGTCTGGCTCTGTTTTCCTGGGCCTTGACACTGAGGAGAGGCAGTGCACAGTGTTAAGATCATGGCGTCTACATTACGGTTACATCCCaattgcatacacacacacaaatgatttAATAACACTGTTAGAGAAACTGTAAACCATACTCCGACAGAAAAGGATTAACAAACATGTTGGAGTTTGAacaaatctgttttttttaaatggtttaaatAGCATCAGTTCAAAAGCGCCACCAGAAATGTCTAAAACCATTTGTTGTATTGATACTGCCAAATTTATTGAGTCAAGTCTAGTGAACAATGTCTATTACAATGATTTGTTGCAGTGCAAAACTGAGGACAAGCAGAATGACTGACTAAGGAGAATGAAACCAGTTCATCCGGCACCCTTCTCGAGAGAAAGGTATTTAATCTAGCACTACCACGATCTTAACAGCCAGGTTATGGCTCTGTTTAGCAACCGTTGCTGGTTATTTTCATTTGGGGGAGTAGCGCGTAGACCATGGGAACAAATAAACCCTGTCTGTGGTCAGGTGATTGAGCTACCAATGAAAGTACAATGACATGAGCCAACCATGTGTTATGATCCTCTAGTGCATACATTAGGCACAGTATTGAGTTGTTACCCATCTTATGAAATTATATTAGGAAAAAATTACAGTTCATCAAGATATTGATTAAAATTAATTTCAGTTTAAATTCTAAATTATTCAAAGGATAGCAACTCCATAAGATGTATGGTTGTCATACTTGGAGCAAGAATAATGTATTTTCTGGCATATACATTTGTATGTAGGCATCTTTGTCACCATGGTCAATATGAGAATGACAGGATGGTGGGGACAGACCTGGGCCTGTCCAGTGGGTGAGGCGGCAGTACGACACCAGTAGGTCCATTGTTCTCCTGCTGGATTCGTGGATGTCTTGCAGTTCCATGGATCTCTTGCTGAATTCTCACATTTCTAGGCGGCTTGGCAACAGAGTTAATAAACGCCATTTTCACCTGCCGGCCTGtgagtgggagaaagagggaagaaattACATTTTAGAAGACAAATTCTTATTCCACAACTAGTATTAGTGAAAAGACCTACAGTAAGTCAATATGCCAACTGTGTGGAGTCTATAAGATATGATTGGAGAGACAAACCAAAGATGTTTGACCCAATAATAAAAATACTACCATTTACACATTAAGGAATAATTGCACTATAGCATTTAGTTTACTGTTAGAAATGGGGTGATATGGATTttacagaaccccagtcagtgaTGGGAAAGGCTTTATTCTACATAATCTCCAGCCCTACAAGGCCAGCAGAGGCCATGACAGATTGACAAGGTTTAGATTTAACCCCGTAGCCAGTCACCCTTTAGATCTATTCATAGCCTCTGTTGGTCGGGGGACAGATGGCCAGGTCGACATTAACCCAGTGCCTGGTCAGCATTAAGGGGTAGTCTTGCTCAGATCACTTCAAAACAACTGGGCCAACTGTTGCTCAGTCATTTTCAACCCAAGACCAGAGTTGTAAAGTGGAGGATCTCAGTTTAAAAAGGTAGCATAATTTGACGTCAGAGCATGAGCACTGTCCAAAGGCTGAATGGTAAGACATCTAGGGTTACTTTTCGACCTGTCCAAGAACTTGAATGTCAAGGATTTCCTGTGAATGATGTGAAGCAATAGAAAAACATGATGAAATGGCAAACCTTTGGGTTTTCCTGAATGGGCAGAGACTATGGTTTTAGTCAGTCTTTGAAgcttcctctccctttcctcagATAGCCTCATATGCATCTCTCTCCAGGACTCGTACTCCTCTAGATGGGCATTCCTGAAGTCCCGCTGACAGTGCTTCTCCCATAAGTGATCAGTCAATCCAACATACATCTGTCAGAGAGCATAGACGGTTTAGCTGACAACTTCACAAAAACGATGTGCACGattcaatggggcagaagtcctgtgattctggatggccagatagctagcaacaatgagaagaagctgccatgtggggaatcgtaggtggctcgtGTGagcttgttcttgataccatgtcttgttgaGGTGTTGACTAATGTCATATCTATGCTAATTTGGCAAAAaaaattgctagctagccaaccaacaacaataacaatgtattTGACACAAGcactcattgtgcaaatgtatttaaacattGAAATATAGTTTATATGTTGTAAATAATCTAAGCCAACCAAGTGTTTTGTCCCATAGTAGCGTGCGCATCAGTTTtcttgctaaacaaccaacctgtaTTGGCTGATCAGTGAAAATGTAAAATCTGCTCACAGTACCCATATTTCTTACCAAACCTTACAAATCTAAGCCATCAGTATTCACATCTATGAAGTGTCAAATTGGTGTAAGAATATTAGTTTTATACCAAGTTGCCATGGTGAAGCCATATTACCTATGCAGCACTATCAGACATACAGGAAGTACTTGCAGGTTGGCACTCAGGGGTAAAGTGATGGGAGGCCTGTCCAGCATTAACCCTTGCAGGCACAACACTTAAATCAGGCCACCTCAAAATCAACTTAAGAATGGGATTCTTACCGGGTTGCACTCTTCAATACGAAACAGCTGATCGGGTGTACAGCGCTCTAGTACTGGCTCAAGGATTTCAAATGGGACCCCTCCGATCTCATAGAGCACTAAGAAAAGATCAGAGCGTTAACATTCTCTCCATCCAAAGGAGAGCCTGCGTAAGAGTGTTGAGGTTCCCTGCCTGGGCCATACTCACAGTCAATGTTGTTCTGCAGTGCCCGGATACATTGCTGGTACAAGGACATCATGGTTGGGAGAAAGGCGGACTTTGCACCAGAATAGACCTGCATCTTCCGGTTGAGTCTTTGACCAGTGAAGACCGGGCCCTCAGAGACCAAGACTTTAGATTTCTCTTCCACTGAAACAAATTACACATAACACCCCGAAAATACTTTATTTGATCATTAATTCAACAGggagtcccattgagaccaaggtcTAACAAGGGAGCCCAGCATTTTACATAGCAAGATAAAATAGGATTCAAGTCATGACATGCAACTACATGTTCAGTGGAGTTAGATTAAGTTTGTAAAGATTAAATTTGCTCAATCACAAACCCTTGGGGAAAAAAATACCACAGTTTACACTCACTTTTCCTGTCGTAGTAGTTGAAGTTGGAGAGCTCGTCATATTCGGGTAGAAATGTTGGCAATGGAATATTAAGCAAGTCCATCACAGACCCATTCATAGCCTTAAAAAGGATGTCTTTGATCAATGCGACATTGTTGAATCAGAATGTCACCTcaaaacatttatgaaaatatttacaaTGCATTACAACTCCATGCCAAATGTACCTTTTTAGGCAGTGAAAAATCTGCAGTCGCCGCAGGTAACTGCTTATTGGTTTTCGTGCTGGGTGTCTTCACAACCTTTACTTCTTTTTCAACAGTCTTAAGTTTCTTAGGTGTTTTTTTACTGTCAGATTTTTTCTTCCTCTTAGGCGTGTTGATGTCATAGCTCAAGAAAGACTCAAAAGACATGGAGGGCACCTCGACGTCATCGCCATTCGGCTTGTCCTCAATCGCCATTTTCTCTTTGGTCTTTGATTTTCCCTCTTGTTTAGTCTTTTTGTCTTCATGGCAGACTTGATTTCTTTCACTTGGTTTCCGCCTCTCTCCATTACAACCTAGGGAGTCACTCACTTTTTTGTTGTCTTGGTCATTGGATTTGTCAATAACTGTCCATTTTCTATCAGGTTTAGATTTTGACGACTCGTCGCTGGATGGTTTAGGACACGGCAGTGTTTTTCTATTGGAGTCTCTCCTTATCCCACATTTCCCTCCGTTATCTGAATTGTTAGATTCTTCCCTGGAAATTGACTTGGCTTTCTTGTGGCTGCTCTTAGATGAGAATGTTGTGTTTGGCAGCACAACATTTTCATCTTCAGAATTTCTACTCCAATTACTTTTTTTTCCAGTAACCATTAAACACTCTCGTGTCCCCttctgttttttcccctcatccttGTCCTTCTTCCAAGTACGCTTGTTTTCCTTCTCACTTTTAAAATTATCATTTTTCAATTCACTTGAGTCTTCATCTACTTCCTGTAAATGAGACATCTCTGCAGTACCTTGGTTTTTGTCTTCAGTTTTCAAATGCTCATCTTTGGAAGTACCTTGGTTTTTGTATTCAGTTTCCAAACTTTCTTCATTTCTGTCAGTTTTCAAATGCTCTTTTTCTGAAGTGCCTTTGTTTTTCTCATCAGTTTTCAAATGCACCCCTCTTGAAGTAGGACCATCTTGGTTGTCCTCAACGGTTTTTAAACGCTCATCTTCTGAAGTATTTTGACTTCGGTCCTCTATTTTTGAGCACGCCTCTTTTGAACGGTTTTGAATCTCTGCAGCGGTTACCAAAAGCTTGCTCTGCGAAGCATCCTTCTCTGTATGGCTGTATGAGGGAGAAATTCAAACACTCtagtaatgaacactggacaatCATTCAAATTATTCCAAAGTAAGTGTGTTAAGTACAATACCTCAAGGTTTCTTTAGGAACCAATTTCTTCCAGTGACTGACCAATAGCCTAACAGCTTCTCCTGCATCCCCATGCTTGCGCAAAGAGTTTACAGCTTTGCCGATTCCAGTCTCCTAATCATAATCAAGACAAAAATACATTGAGTACAAATGGGCACATGCAAACCACAACTCttcatgcaacacacacacaattttaagTATAGGAGTGTCTTACTGCAAGAATGTCTAGGGTTATATCCAACTCCCTTAGTTTCTTTAAGATTTTCAGGACCTGTAAGATAAACAGATGGCTATGCATAAACCAAAGACTTTATATGGTATACATTTTCAGTTTACATTAGGATGCAAACATAGTGCCCATTTCCAAACATTTGTACAAAACTGTCCTTGTACGATTAGAACGCCTAACATGTTTATCATGAACAACTACCACGGGGGAGGGGGATCATGTTTATCATGAACAACTACCACGGGGGGATCATGTTTATCATGAACAACTACCACGGGGGGGATCATGTTTATCATGAACAACTACCACGGGGGATCATGTTTATCATGAACAACTACCACGGGGGGGATCATGGGGATCATGTTTATCATGAACAACTACCACGGGGGGATCATGTTTATCATGAACAACCACCACTGGGATCATGCCGAGTTTGTAtgagaaaaaaaagtttttaaaaaagttaACAAAAGCTGAAACGGCAACTAATGGACAGACATGCACAATATGGTAATCCTCATTTCAGTTCACTAAAAAGCAGTGCTTGATTTGGACATGAGCGCACCAGAGTAGAGTACCAGCACctaaaatgttctactgcttgaggtCCTGTTCCTCTTAATTATTGTGGTGCTCCTGCACCTACATAGAAACAGTAACAGCACCCAAAGTGAATACCTGATCCTATTTCAGTTTGAGTCAAGTACTCCTAGAAAGTCAAAATTGCTGAAGTAGTATGGGACAATCCCCTCCCAGCATCCACATCAGTTGTAAAAATGTGGCtgcctacagtatgtagcctactGCATGTGTGCAGCAGAGGACTCACATCCAACCCAGAAACAAGGTATTCACGTGACAGGTGGCAAACGTTTCATCTGTATTCATAATTCTCTCAAACATAACTATTCCAGTAAGTGTTTCCGCAACTCAGCGCCGAGTTGACAGACAGCAGCCACAAGTTGGGCAACTGGCTGGGTTGTTAATTATAGCGCCAGAGCACTTCTCATTCCCCCCAACAATCTTCCCCACTCCACACTGGTTGACTAGACGGGAAGCATTTTATGTCAAATGTGACTTTTCGTAGGTTATGTGAATTGTGTTAAGGTAAGGAAATGGGTAAACTAAAatccccaaaaaaaaaaaaaaaaaaaaaatcaatgcgACTCGAACAGGCTATTTTTGACGTCACTTTGACATTAGCTGCAGCACTTCCTGCCATAACCCTCCTCACGCCTACCCCAATATGAAGTTGTTGCACACATGCTGACAACGCATCACCAGCAGCATATACTTAGTCACAAGAGTCCCATGTTGTTAAAGTTGTTCATAAACTCTTCCAAACATGCATGTGTCAAACAAAACACGCATTTAATGAATTGATTTGGGGGAGCAGCCCTGCTGACATTGAATATGTTTAAATAGACCACGTGACTTATTTTGTAAACCTCAGTGCTTCCATCACTAGCCTCCCGTACAATAATTGTGATTCAGTCGAGAAGGCTATCAAATTTGAACCATTGGTGTTAATCTATTTATTACTGTTCAGGTAGAGTAATTGTACAATAAATAACCGGCGTAAAACTACAAGCAATTACACTAGTGCGTCTAAAATACCTTCTTTGATTCTGTCGTTTCTTTGAGCTGAAGTTTTAACTGCAGCACTTTCTTCGACACGTCAAGTGCGTCCATCACGTTGGCTCACGTGCATTCATTGACCCGAAAGCGCTACTGCACCACAGTCACGTTATATAAGGGGCAGTGTCAAAGTGTTTTTTATTAAAGAGGTATGTCCAATTATACAAATATCAATTAGTGAACGTGAGCAGATGTCAGTGTCACTGTAAAAGACCCCTCTACATCAGACCATCCCAAAAATCCTTTAGTATACAAATGAGCCGATGAAATGATGTGGTCCTAAAGTCACAAATGACACATCCTTAAGACACATTAGACATCACTGTTGTCTGAGAATCTTCATTCTCATGATAATATTTTTTCTCCATTTGCAATCGGAACTTTATCACTAGTCGAATGAATCACCAGATAACCATGACGTCTATTTGAGTTATTCCATTGGGTTGACAATTGGGCCCTACCCATGATAATCAAGCCAGAGAGATGGATTTGAATGTAGCCTATGCTATATGACAAGTtaaaaccctgacctgttcaccggacatgctatctgtcccagacctgctgttttcaactctctatagACAGCAGGAGaagtagagatactctcaatgatcagctatgaaaagccaactgacatttactcctgaggtgttgacctgttgcaccctcgacaacaacttattatttgaccctgctggtcatctatgaacatttgaacatcttggccatgttctgttataatttccacctggcacatccagaagaggactggccacccctcagagcctggttcctctctaggtttcttcctaggttctggcctttctaggtagtttttcctagccaccgtgcttctacacctgcattgcttgctgtttggggttttaggctgggtttctgtgcagcactttgtgacatcagctgatgtaagaagggctttataaatacatttaattgaatTTGATTGAAGTTATTCTGGGTGATCCCAGCTACCATATTACAAGTCAGTAGACTAGTATTGTGTCCCCCTCACACGTATTGGGCAATACTTCCATTCGCATGCTCAGAGGAGGAGTTTACTCCACTTTTCTGGCACTGTTGAGTATAACCAGTCTCTATCGCCCACTATCTGAAGGTGCAAGTCTTTTTTCACCTGCTTCTCATCTCTTTGGTAAGTAAGCCACGTTTAGGCCATATTATTCCTATGTTTGTaatgtctttgtgtctgtctgtcaattacaaaagttgcctaaaTGTTTGTTAACATGTTTGGTTTGATTTTGGCACAGTGACACAATACAGTAACCTAATGTGTAGGTTTGACACTATAGTTTTATTGTCAGTTTATTTCCATCAGATTTCAAATTAACTAGGAATGTTATTACAAAAGGCTGATTATTTTTTAGGCTATAATTATAGATCTGCTG
This region of Oncorhynchus tshawytscha isolate Ot180627B linkage group LG25, Otsh_v2.0, whole genome shotgun sequence genomic DNA includes:
- the eloal gene encoding elongin A, like isoform X3, producing the protein MDALDVSKKVLQLKLQLKETTESKKVLKILKKLRELDITLDILAETGIGKAVNSLRKHGDAGEAVRLLVSHWKKLVPKETLSHTEKDASQSKLLVTAAEIQNRSKEACSKIEDRSQNTSEDERLKTVEDNQDGPTSRGVHLKTDEKNKGTSEKEHLKTDRNEESLETEYKNQGTSKDEHLKTEDKNQGTAEMSHLQEVDEDSSELKNDNFKSEKENKRTWKKDKDEGKKQKGTRECLMVTGKKSNWSRNSEDENVVLPNTTFSSKSSHKKAKSISREESNNSDNGGKCGIRRDSNRKTLPCPKPSSDESSKSKPDRKWTVIDKSNDQDNKKVSDSLGCNGERRKPSERNQVCHEDKKTKQEGKSKTKEKMAIEDKPNGDDVEVPSMSFESFLSYDINTPKRKKKSDSKKTPKKLKTVEKEVKVVKTPSTKTNKQLPAATADFSLPKKAMNGSVMDLLNIPLPTFLPEYDELSNFNYYDRKMEEKSKVLVSEGPVFTGQRLNRKMQVYSGAKSAFLPTMMSLYQQCIRALQNNIDLLYEIGGVPFEILEPVLERCTPDQLFRIEECNPMYVGLTDHLWEKHCQRDFRNAHLEEYESWREMHMRLSEERERKLQRLTKTIVSAHSGKPKGRQVKMAFINSVAKPPRNVRIQQEIHGTARHPRIQQENNGPTGVVLPPHPLDRPSVKAQENRARPCYVEPPRPSTTVSGTSQGQDSRKKTRDKGLHSHKVGDL
- the eloal gene encoding elongin A, like isoform X2, with translation MDALDVSKKVLQLKLQLKETTESKKVLKILKKLRELDITLDILAETGIGKAVNSLRKHGDAGEAVRLLVSHWKKLVPKETLSHTEKDASQSKLLVTAAEIQNRSKEACSKIEDRSQNTSEDERLKTVEDNQDGPTSRGVHLKTDEKNKGTSEKEHLKTDRNEESLETEYKNQGTSKDEHLKTEDKNQGTAEMSHLQEVDEDSSELKNDNFKSEKENKRTWKKDKDEGKKQKGTRECLMVTGKKSNWSRNSEDENVVLPNTTFSSKSSHKKAKSISREESNNSDNGGKCGIRRDSNRKTLPCPKPSSDESSKSKPDRKWTVIDKSNDQDNKKVSDSLGCNGERRKPSERNQVCHEDKKTKQEGKSKTKEKMAIEDKPNGDDVEVPSMSFESFLSYDINTPKRKKKSDSKKTPKKLKTVEKEVKVVKTPSTKTNKQLPAATADFSLPKKAMNGSVMDLLNIPLPTFLPEYDELSNFNYYDRKMEEKSKVLVSEGPVFTGQRLNRKMQVYSGAKSAFLPTMMSLYQQCIRALQNNIDLLYEIGGVPFEILEPVLERCTPDQLFRIEECNPMYVGLTDHLWEKHCQRDFRNAHLEEYESWREMHMRLSEERERKLQRLTKTIVSAHSGKPKGRQVKMAFINSVAKPPRNVRIQQEIHGTARHPRIQQENNGPTGVVLPPHPLDRPSVKAQENRARPCYVEPPRPSTTVSGTSQGQDSRKKTRVAPMMAKSLKAFKTMGRR
- the eloal gene encoding elongin A, like isoform X1, giving the protein MDALDVSKKVLQLKLQLKETTESKKVLKILKKLRELDITLDILAETGIGKAVNSLRKHGDAGEAVRLLVSHWKKLVPKETLSHTEKDASQSKLLVTAAEIQNRSKEACSKIEDRSQNTSEDERLKTVEDNQDGPTSRGVHLKTDEKNKGTSEKEHLKTDRNEESLETEYKNQGTSKDEHLKTEDKNQGTAEMSHLQEVDEDSSELKNDNFKSEKENKRTWKKDKDEGKKQKGTRECLMVTGKKSNWSRNSEDENVVLPNTTFSSKSSHKKAKSISREESNNSDNGGKCGIRRDSNRKTLPCPKPSSDESSKSKPDRKWTVIDKSNDQDNKKVSDSLGCNGERRKPSERNQVCHEDKKTKQEGKSKTKEKMAIEDKPNGDDVEVPSMSFESFLSYDINTPKRKKKSDSKKTPKKLKTVEKEVKVVKTPSTKTNKQLPAATADFSLPKKAMNGSVMDLLNIPLPTFLPEYDELSNFNYYDRKMEEKSKVLVSEGPVFTGQRLNRKMQVYSGAKSAFLPTMMSLYQQCIRALQNNIDLLYEIGGVPFEILEPVLERCTPDQLFRIEECNPMYVGLTDHLWEKHCQRDFRNAHLEEYESWREMHMRLSEERERKLQRLTKTIVSAHSGKPKGRQVKMAFINSVAKPPRNVRIQQEIHGTARHPRIQQENNGPTGVVLPPHPLDRPSVKAQENRARPCYVEPPRPSTTVSGTSQGQDSRKKTPVVGQQLLVEVHACALMQDYILTSR